One genomic region from Argentina anserina chromosome 2, drPotAnse1.1, whole genome shotgun sequence encodes:
- the LOC126783866 gene encoding senescence-specific cysteine protease SAG12-like, translating to MAKQDRHYPNDEEKGKRFALFQANLEYVESKQQSKAFQLSLNQFSDMTIEEMFAPQTRFETMLTSSMSNNQKLSIEDDVLESIDWREQGAVTPVKNQGACGCCWAFSAVAAVNGVPFPLGLSPFVGSFSFCFSRVVCLLILILLRYTSRSYPKEILRLLLMKRAAEKMIGNN from the exons ATGGCAAAGCAAGACCGACACTACCCCAACGACGAGGAGAAGGGAAAACGCTTTGCATTATTCCAAGCCAACCTGGAATATGTTGAGAGCAAGCAACAGAGCAAGGCGTTCCAGTTAAGCTTGAACCAGTTCTCCGATATGACGATTGAGGAGATGTTCGCACCCCAGACACGATTCGAAACAATGCTGACCTCTTCAATGTCTAACAATCAAAAATTGTCCATCGAGGATGATGTGCTCGAGAGCATCGATTGGAGGGAACAAGGAGCAGTCACGCCGGTGAAAAATCAAGGAGCATGTG GTTGTTGTTGGGCATTTTCAGCTGTAGCAGCTGTGAACGGTGTTCCATTTCCTCTAGGGTTATCACCATTTGTTGgctctttctctttttgttttagTAGGGTGGTATGTCTTTTGATTCTTATATTGCTTAGATATACAAGTCGTTCTTATCCGAAAGAGATTCTAAGGTTACTTTTAATGAAGAGAGCAGCAGAGAAAATGATTGGTAACAATTAA
- the LOC126783868 gene encoding cysteine proteinase inhibitor 1-like produces the protein MRTQCRLLVLFALLVPLIAAARGPAVDQVAGGWSPIKDLKDPHVQEIANWAVSEYNRINHKGLVFQVVLQGQDQLVAGINYKLLISVKDGSSTANYEGVVYENLDKIKKLTSFTKK, from the coding sequence ATGCGTACTCAGTGCCGCCTCCTTGTGCTCTTTGCTCTCCTCGTTCCTCTGATCGCAGCTGCCAGAGGCCCAGCCGTAGATCAGGTTGCAGGTGGCTGGTCACCCATCAAAGATCTCAAGGATCCACATGTGCAAGAGATCGCTAACTGGGCGGTCTCCGAGTACAACCGGATAAATCACAAGGGGTTAGTGTTCCAAGTTGTGCTTCAGGGCCAGGATCAACTTGTAGCTGGAATAAATTATAAGCTTCTCATAAGTGTCAAGGATGGATCCTCCACCGCGAATTATGAGGGCGTTGTGTATGAGAATCttgataaaattaaaaaattgacCTCCTTCACTAAAAAGTAA
- the LOC126783870 gene encoding uncharacterized protein LOC126783870, with amino-acid sequence MSHQPSSTGSTSAASINAEQGDVDDKAPLWIYANKIEKMPGGGSWRFQCKFCEKSFVGSHNRVATHLLKDGGKGIKHCLKVTPQQHANMSKLLNDCKQRVKNAAPRPVPLPSSSRNASTSSLDYDMSYHSSIPTSSAAEPKKRRGMGTALEKAFQNNSREQCDGEIARMFYTGGLSFNLARNPHYRLSYVRASSLPGYVPPGYNALRTTLLQKEKKNLQLHLQPIKDSWNAKGVSICSDGWSDPQRRPIINLIAANANGPMMLRAVNTQGEIKTGDMIADLIIECIKEVGHENIVQIVTDNAANCVKAGAIISSKYPSIFWTPCVVHTLNLAVKNICAPSLQTRNNDDVYDACKWIGPLADDVSFIKNFIMNHGMRLVMFTEHCDLKLFTIASTRFASTLVMFKRFKKIKAGLQHMVISNKWDDYKEDDVRKAAAVKQKILDEMFWDELDYVISFTEPIYSMIRRSDTDKPSLHLVYEWWEDMIQNVKKAIYRKERKQLHEDSSFWNVVHKVLMSRWSKSSTPLHCMAHSLNPKYYSPEWLLEDSTRKAPHQDIDITRERKNCILKYFDDADQRREVNVEYSNFSLCMDDFCNVDAMHDRSILHPLKWWAVHGASSPRLQALAFKLLGQPSSSSCCERNWSTYKFIHSATRNKITPQRAEDLVYVHTNLRLVSRCSDSYKEGPFHMWDVGGDQFDSLDETNLGRLEFEDLSLDEPTLEVVLFDNVQENVHEDDVVDV; translated from the exons ATGAGCCACCAACCTAGTAGCACTGGTTCTACATCTGCTGCAAGTATTAATGCCGAACAAGGTGATGTGGATGATAAAGCTCCTTTGTGGATTTATGCAAATAAGATTGAAAAGATGCCTGGGGGAGGATCTTGGAGATTTCAGTGTAAGTTTTGTGAAAAATCATTTGTTGGATCTCACAATAGAGTGGCTACACATTTGCTAAAGGATGGTGGAAAAGGTATTAAACATTGCTTGAAGGTCACTCCTCAACAACATGCTAATATGAGCAAGTTACTAAATGATTGCAAACAGAGAGTCAAAAATGCAGCCCCTAGACCAGTTCCATTGCCTTCATCATCGAGGAATGCATCAACTTCTTCACTTGATTATGATATGAGTTATCATTCTAGTATTCCAACATCAAGTGCAGCGGAGCCAAAGAAGAGGAGGGGAATGGGTACAGCTTTGGAGAAAGCATTTCAAAATAACTCTAGGGAGCAATGTGATGGTGAAATAGCAAGAATGTTTTACACAGGTGGTTTGTCTTTCAACCTTGCAAGAAATCCTCATTATCGCTTGTCATATGTGCGTGCTTCTAGCCTTCCAGGATATGTTCCACCTGGTTACAATGCATTGAGGACTACACTTCttcaaaaggaaaagaagaacCTTCAGCTTCATTTACAACCGATCAAAGACTCATGGAATGCTAAAGGGGTGAGTATATGTAGTGATGGTTGGTCTGATCCGCAAAGAAGACCCATCATTAACTTGATTGCTGCAAATGCAAATGGTCCGATGATGTTGAGGGCAGTAAATACTCAAGGTGAAATAAAAACTGGGGATATGATTGCTGATTTGATTATAGAATGCATAAAGGAGGTTGGTCATGAAAATATTGTTCAAATAGTCACCGATAATGCTGCGAATTGTGTGAAAGCCGGTGCAATTATTTCATCCAAGTATCCTTCTATCTTCTGGACACCATGTGTAGTGCATACCTTGAACCTTGCTGTGAAGAATATATGTGCACCTTCGCTGCAAACAAGAAACAATGACGATGTGTATGATGCTTGTAAATGGATAGGGCCTCTTGCAGATGATGTTTCTTTCATCAAGAACTTCATAATGAACCATGGGATGAGGTTGGTGATGTTTACTGAGCATTGTGATCTTAAGCTCTTTACAATTGCTTCAACCAGGTTTGCCTCCACACTTGTGATGTTTAAGAGATTTAAGAAAATAAAGGCTGGTTTGCAACATATGGTAATCAGTAATAAATGGGATGATTACAAGGAAGATGATGTGAGGAAGGCTGCTGCAGTGAAACAGAAGATTCTAGATGAGATGTTTTGGGATGAGCTTGATTATGTTATATCTTTTACTGAGCCCATATATAGTATGATTAGACGTTCAGACACCGATAAGCCGTCTCTTCATTTAGTGTATGAATGGTGGGAAGATATGATTCAGAATGTGAAGAAAGCCATATATAGGAAAGAAAGGAAACAACTACATGAGGATTCAAGCTTTTGGAATGTTGTGCATAAGGTGTTGATGTCTCGTTGGAGCAAGAGTAGCACACCTCTTCATTGTATGGCGCATTCATTAAATCCCAA GTATTATAGTCCGGAATGGCTATTAGAAGATAGCACCCGAAAGGCTCCTCATCAAGATATTGATATTactagagaaagaaaaaactgcATCTTGAAGTATTTTGATGATGCAGATCAGCGGAGAGAAGTTAATGTGGAGTACTCCAATTTTTCCTTGTGTATGGATGATTTTTGTAATGTTGATGCAATGCATGATAGGTCCATCTTACACCCTTTGAAATGGTGGGCTGTTCATGGAGCGTCTTCACCAAGGCTTCAAGCCTTAGCATTCAAGTTGCTTGGGCAACCATCTTCATCCTCTTGTTGTGAAAGGAACTGGAGTACTTACAAGTTCATACATTCGGCAACAAGAAACAAGATTACTCCACAAAGAGCAGAAGATTTGGTGTATGTACATACCAATCTTCGCCTTGTATCTAGATGTAGTGACTCTTACAAGGAAGGTCCGTTTCACATGTGGGATGTTGGAGGTGATCAATTTGATTCATTAGATGAAACTAATCTTGGAAGGCTtgagtttgaggatctttctctTGATGAACCGACTTTGGaggttgttttgtttgataatGTTCAGGAGAATGTTCATGAGGATGATGTCGTTGATGTATAA
- the LOC126783897 gene encoding protein OXIDATIVE STRESS 3 LIKE 3-like, translating into MEVMEGDNNMRTFDMGALRSSLPQIRRGLSRYYSGKARSFTCIADVRCLEDLKKPEHPDVKKRKKHTEKKNYPVPAPFPPVHCRRVSSTTQFATPCVGV; encoded by the exons ATGGAGGTCATGGAAGGTGACAACAACATGAGAACTTTCGACATGGGTGCACTTAGGTCAAGTCTTCCCCAGAT CCGGAGAGGGTTGTCAAGGTACTACTCTGGAAAAGCACGATCATTTACGTGCATCGCCGATGTCCGATGCCTAGAAGATCTCAAGAAACCGGAACATCCCGACGTGAAAAAGAGGAAGAAACATACGGAGAAGAAGAACTATCCTGTTCCAGCTCCCTTTCCTCCCGTTCATTGTCGACGAGTTTCTAGTACTACACAATTTGCTACACCTTGTGTTGGTGTGTGA
- the LOC126783878 gene encoding SUMO-activating enzyme subunit 2 has product MATQKYSPAIKGAKVLMVGAGGIGCELLKTLALSGFQDIHIIDMDTIEVSNLNRQFLFRQCHVGQSKAKVARDAVLKFRPHISITPYHANVKDPDFNVDFFKQFNVVLNGLDNLDARRHVNRLCLAADVPLIESGTTGFLGQVTVHVKGITECYECQPKPAPKTYPVCTITSTPSKFVHCIVWAKELLFAKLFGDKSQANDLNVRSNDGASSSEQAKDVFEHRKDEDIEQYGRRIYDHVFGYNIEVALSNEETWKNRTRPKPIYSKDALPNDVSQRNGNVEKNGATNDPSSVSAMVSLGLKNPQDVWSLMENSRVFFEALKLFFTKRGKEVGNMTFDKDDQLAVEFVTAAANIRATAFGIPLHSLFEAKGIAGNIVHAVATTNAIIAGLIVIETVKVLQNDTKNYRMTYCLEHPTKKMLLMPVEPFEPNKSCYVCSETPLSLEINTNRAKLRDIVEKVVKNKLGMNSPLIMHGTALLYEVGDDLDEPMIKNYAANLDKVLCEFPSPITSGTMLTIEDLQQELSCNINIKHREEFDEEKEPDGMVLSGWTQATSVVKDDKKSNANAGSTSSAASEMEADKNNEIETAPGKKRKLSELSETDTSTVAGDTKSHGKLEVLDDDDDDVVMFDDWDSATNKKLRLQ; this is encoded by the exons ATGGCTACCCAGAAATACTCGCCTGCTATTAAG GGCGCCAAAGTTCTCATGGTCGGAGCAGGAGGTATCGGCTGCGAGCTCCTCAAAACTCTCGCTCTCTCTGGATTTCAAGACATTCATATT ATTGACATGGACACTATAGAAGTCAGTAACCTCAACAGACAATTCCTCTTTCGACAATGCCATGTCGGGCAATCCAAGGCCAAA GTTGCTCGGGATGCTGTCTTGAAATTTAGGCCTCACATAAGCATTACTCCATACCATGCAAATGTCAAGGACCCTGACTTCAATGTGGACTTCTTTAAACAGTTTAATGTTGTTTTGAATGGACTTGACAACTTAGATGCAAGACGACATGTGAATCGCCTATGCTTGGCAGCTGATGTTCCTTTAATTGAAAGTGGGACTACTGGGTTCCTTGGACAG GTGACCGTACATGTGAAGGGAATAACAGAGTGCTATGAATGTCAGCCTAAACCTGCTCCCAAAACGTACCCTGTCTGCACCATAACTAGTACTCCATCGAAG TTTGTTCACTGCATTGTATGGGCGAAGGAACTACTCTTTGCAAAATTGTTTGGGGACAAGAGTCAAGCAAATGATTTGAATGTGCGTTCCAATGATGGTGCTAGCTCATCAGAACAAGCAAAAGATGTTTTTGAGCATAGGAAAGATGAAGACATTGAGCAGTATGGAAGAAGAATATATGATCATGTATTTGGTTATAACATTGAGGTAGCTTTGTCTAATGAGGAGACATGGAAGAACCGCACTAGACCAAAGCCAATATATAGTAAGGATGCCCTGCCTAATGATGTCAGTCAGCGGAATGGAAATGTAGAAAAGAATGGTGCAACCAATGATCCATCTTCAGTATCCGCCATGGTATCTTTAGGACTGAAGAATCCACAAGATGTGTGGAGCCTTATGGAAAATTCTAGAGTCTTTTTTGAGGCtttgaaattatttttcaCTAAAAGGGGAAAG GAGGTTGGGAACATGACTTTTGATAAAGATGATCAGTTAGCTGTAGAATTTGTTACTGCTGCTGCAAACATAAGGGCCACTGCTTTTGGAATCCCATTGCATAGTCTATTTGAAGCTAAAGGTATTGCTGGTAACATTGTCCATGCTGTTGCAACAACAAATGCAATTATTGCTGGGTTGATTGTCATCGAGACAGTCAAAGTGCTGCAAAATGACACAAAAAATTACAG GATGACATATTGTCTGGAACATCCAACGAAAAAGATGCTGCTCATGCCAGTAGAACCATTTGAACCTAACAAGTCTTGCTATGTCTGCTCAGAG ACACCACTGTCATTAGAGATCAATACTAACCGTGCAAAATTGCGGGACATAGTTGAAAAGGTAGTTAAGAACAAGCTTGGAATGAACTCTCCGCTCATTATGCATGGGACAGCCCTTCTTTATGAAGTCGGTGATGACCTGGATGAACCCATGATAAAAAATTATGCAGCAAACCTTGATAAG GTGCTGTGTGAGTTTCCTTCTCCAATTACTAGTGGAACTATGCTGACAATCGAGGATCTTCAGCAAGAACTATCCTGCAATATCAATATCAAACACag AGAGGAATTTGATGAGGAGAAAGAACCTGATGGAATGGTTCTATCTGGATGGACTCAAGCTACTTCTGTGGTGAAGGATGACAAGAAGTCTAATGCTAATGCTGGAAGCACATCAAGTGCAGCATCAGAAATGGAGGCTGATAAGAACAATGAGATTGAAACTGCTccaggaaagaaaagaaaactgtCTGAGCTTTCTGAAACAGATACGTCCACTGTTGCTGGTGATACAAAAAGTCATGGGAAATTGGAAGTTCTTgatgacgacgacgacgatgtTGTCATGTTTGATGATTGGGATTCAGCCACCAACAAGAAGTTAAGGTTGCAATAG
- the LOC126783888 gene encoding probable carboxylesterase 18 produces MTTSFHSTQTPASSWALLPWKTRISLTILSKLTDATRRSNGSVNRRLISFFDFRSSPTPSAPYKGVTTTDVTVDASRNLWFRLFVPSSATSSSSSLPVVVFFHGGGFSFLSPDTFAYDAVCRKFARRIPAVVVSVNYRLSPEHRHPCQYDDGLDVLRFLDTTPGALPAVADLSRCFLAGDSAGGNIAHHVAVRASRDRLQLVKLVGLISIQPFFGGEERTESEIRLEGAPLVSMERTDWAWEAFLPAGSTRDHEAANVVGPNAVDISGVEYPSTVVFVGGFDPLRDWQMRYCEWLRKSGKEAKLVEYPTMVHAFYMFPELPESNQIISEVKDFVGSRI; encoded by the coding sequence ATGACGACGTCGTTTCATTCGACCCAGACCCCGGCTTCTTCATGGGCTTTGCTCCCATGGAAAACCCGCATCTCGTTAACGATTCTGTCAAAGTTAACGGACGCCACTCGCCGTTCTAACGGCTCCGTCAACCGCCGTCTCATAAGCTTCTTCGACTTCCGCTCCTCCCCCACCCCCTCCGCTCCCTACAAAGGCGTCACCACCACTGACGTCACCGTCGACGCCTCCCGCAACCTCTGGTTCCGCCTCTTCGTCCCTTCCTCTGCGacgtcgtcttcttcttcattgccCGTCGTCGTTTTCTTCCACGGCGGCGGATTCAGCTTCCTCAGCCCCGACACCTTCGCCTACGACGCCGTCTGCCGCAAATTCGCCCGCCGCATCCCCGCCGTCGTAGTCTCCGTCAACTACCGCCTCTCGCCGGAGCACCGCCACCCATGCCAGTACGACGACGGCCTCGACGTCCTCCGATTCCTCGACACAACCCCCGGCGCTCTCCCCGCCGTCGCCGACCTCTCCCGCTGCTTCCTCGCCGGAGACAGCGCTGGCGGCAACATCGCGCACCACGTGGCGGTGCGGGCCAGCCGCGACCGGCTCCAGCTCGTGAAGCTCGTTGGGCTAATCTCGATCCAGCCGTTCTTCGGCGGCGAGGAGAGAACGGAGTCGGAGATTCGACTGGAGGGCGCGCCGCTGGTGTCGATGGAGAGGACGGATTGGGCCTGGGAGGCGTTTTTACCGGCCGGGTCGACCCGGGACCATGAGGCGGCGAATGTGGTCGGGCCGAACGCGGTGGATATATCGGGTGTGGAGTACCCGAGTACAGTGGTGTTTGTTGGAGGGTTTGATCCGCTGCGGGACTGGCAGATGAGGTACTGTGAGTGGCTGAGGAAGTCAGGCAAGGAGGCGAAGCTCGTTGAGTATCCGACTATGGTTCACGCGTTCTATATGTTCCCGGAGTTGCCGGAATCGAACCAGATCATCTCGGAGGTCAAGGATTTCGTGGGCTCTAGAATTTGA